The sequence AAATGATGGAAGCGATCGATGACGCCAAAAAAAATGGCGACTCTATCGGCGGGGTAGTTGAAGTCATAGTAGAGGGGATGCCAGCTGGAATTGGCAGTTATGTGCATTATGACCGAAAGCTTGATGCGAAGCTAGCAGGTGCTGTCATGAGCATTAATGCTTTTAAAGGTGTTGAATTTGGCTTAGGCTTTGAAATGGCAAAAATTCCTGGGAGCCAAGTCCACGATGAAATTATATGGAATGAAACCGAAGGCTATAAAAGAAGAACAAATCGTTTAGGCGGTTTCGAAGGCGGGATGACGACGGGAATGCCGATTGTTGTAAAAGGCGTGATGAAGCCTATCCCAACCTTATATAAGCCGCTGCAAAGCGTAGATATAGAAACTAAGGAACCTTTTAGTGCGAGCATCGAGCGTTCTGACAGCTGTGCTGTACCGGCTGCTGCTGTAGTTATGGAGCATGTCGTTGCCTGGGAATTGGCATCTAGTTTGTTAGAACACTTTTCTAGTGATCAAATGAAATATTTACAAGAGAGCGTAAAAGAATACCGAGAGTATACGAGGAACTTCTAATGAGGAAAGTGAGAGTTCAGACGGATACCTTTCAATACGACATTTGGATTGGAACGAATCTTACTGACACGATTGTCGAAGATATGGCATCTAAATTCGCAGATGTGACCAAGATTATGGTGATATGTGATCAAACAATTGCAAGCCTTTATCTCGATCCATTTGTAGCCAGCTTAAAGAAATGGAAGGAACCGATTTGCAAAACGGTACCAAATGGTGAAGAGGCCAAATCGCTTGCGGTTTACCAGGATTGTATGGAAACAGCAATCAAAGGGGAGCTGGATCGCCATTCATTAATTGTCGCATTCGGGGGCGGAGCAGTAGGGGATTTAGCAGGATTTGTAGCGGCTACCTTTATGCGGGGAATACCTTATGTTCAAGTTCCTACCACTCTTCTTGCACATGATAGTGCTGTTGGCGGGAAAACGGCAGTTAACCATCCTTTAGGCAAAAATATGATCGGAGCTTTCCACCAGCCGAAAGCCGTTTATTATGACCTTCAGTACTTGCACACATTACCAAAACGTGAAAGATTATCAGGATTTGCGGAGCTTATAAAGCACGGTCTGATTGGGAATCGTGAATTGTTAAATCAATTAATAAGCCGTATAAATGAAGTAGATTTTGATGATCTTTTATTTTGGGAACAGGTTCTGGAACAAGGAATCAAGGTCAAGGTCAAGATCGTAGAACAGGATACAAAAGAGCAAAATATTCGAGCCTTTTTGAATTTCGGACATACATTAGGTCATGCAATAGAGAATTTATCCCATTACTCGATCTCTCATGGTGAATGTGTATTAATTGGAATGCATTTTGCTCTCCTAATCAGCGAAATGAAGAACTCGCTCTCGGTTTCAAGAGCAGCTTTGACAGAGTGGTTTTGCAGACTGGGTTATAGCATAGAAGTACCTGACTATATGTCGATTGAACAGATCATGGAACAAATGCGAAGAGATAAAAAGACAATCGGCGGAGCGATTCAATACGTTCTATTGAAAGACATTGAACTGCCGTATGCGGCAAAACTCCAAGATGAAGAACTCGTTTTCTATTTAAAAGAATTCGGAGTATCATAGTATTATGTTAAAAAGTTTTGCTTAAGTCAAAGGAGAGGGACTTAGATGAAGTGGATTAAACAATTGGATCAGTTAAAAGCTTATCAGCCTGGTAAAACGATTGATGAAGTGAAGAAGGAATTTGGGCTAGATACGATTTTTAAATTGGCTTCAAATGAAAACCCATATGGACATTCTGAAAAAGTCGACGAGCTTTTTCAAAATACAAAATTTCAACATATGCTGTATCCGGATGGTGCAGCTACAGAATTAAGAGAGGCAGTGGCCGAACATTTTGGAATTGAACCGGGAAATTTAATATTTGGGAACGGATCTGATGAAATCATTCAAATTATTTCCAATTCATTAATTGAACCAGGGATCAATACGGTAATGCCTGTTCCTAGTTTTTCACAATATAAACATAACTGTTTTTTACAAGGCGGCGAGTCGAGAGAGATTCCGCTTATTAATGGTGAACATGATTTAAATGGAATGCTAGAGGCGATTGACGAAAACACAAGTATCGTATGGATTTGTAACCCAAACAATCCATCTGGACGCTATATTCCTAAAGATGAATTATTTGAATTTATAGCAAAAGTGCCATCTCACGTTTTAGTAGTGGTTGACCAGGCTTATCATGAATATGTCACTGCTTCTGATTATCCAGATTCATTATCGTTATTTAATGCTTTTGATAATGTGATACTGCTTAGAACCTTCTCTAAAATCTACGGATTAGCTGGTTTTCGAGTAGGTTTTGGTATCGCAAGCAAAGAAATCATTGCAAAAATGGAGCCTGTGAGAGAACCGTTTAATGTCAATGCAATCGGACAATTAGCGGCAAAAGCAGCTCTAGCTGATCAGGAATTTGTAGAGGAATGCAAAGAAAAAAATGATAAAGAAAAAAATCGATATTATGAGTTTTGTGAGGAAAATGGTCTTTCCTATTATCCGACAGAAGGGAATTTTATCTTAATTAATGTGAATGAAGATAGTCAATCTGCCTTTGACTATTTCTTGCAAAATGGAGTTATTACACGTTCCGGTGCAGCACTCGGCTTTCCGGGCTGGCTTCGGATTACAATCGGAAAGCGTGAAGAAAATGATAAAGTATTTGAGCTTTTAAAAGAGAGAATGAAAAAATAAGAACGAATTTCCGGGGGGAAGATCATGAATGGGAACGTCCTCATCATAGGGTTAGGCTTAATTGGAGGTTCCGTTGCACTGGCCATAAAAAAAGAACATCCAGACTCCATAATTTACGGATATGATCTTAATCCCGATTCGATAAAACTTGCACACATGCTACAAGTGATTGATGACGGACTAGAAGATGAGCAGCAACTACAACGGGTTGCCGAAAATGCGGATTTGATTATTTTGGCCACACCTGTTCAGCAATCTGAACAATGGCTCGACATAATCGCATCCTGGCAGCTTAAACAAGATGCTATTGTTACAGATGTAGGCAGCACCAAACAAAAGATTATGGAAAAAGCGAGACTTTTAAACAATCACAATATCACTTTTATCGGCGGGCATCCAATGGCAGGTTCACATAAAAGCGGGGTTCAGGCTGCTAAGGCTCTTCTCTTTGAAAATGCCTTTTACCTGCTGACACCTTTTGACGGTGAACACGAAGATCAAGTCGAAAAGCTGAGACATTGGCTTAAGGGAACCCGGGCTAAATTTCTTGTTTTATCGGCAAAAGAACACGATGAATTAACAGGAGTAGTATCTCACCTTCCTCATATTGTCGCTGCTTCTCTTGTTCGTCAGGCTCTAAACAGTAAAAGTAATCAGGATTTATTGCAACGGTTGGCGGCAGGCGGATTTAGAGACATTACCAGGATTGCTTCAAGTAATCCCCATATGTGGCGGGATATTTTAATTCATAATAAACAAGTTCTTTTAGACATGTTACATCAATGGAATGAAGAAATGACGATGGTAACGAAAATGATTGAAGCAGAAGCGGAAGAGGAAATTCTCCAATATTTCCAAACAGCAAAAGATTATCGTGATAATCTTCCTACAAAGGCGAAAGGTGCGATTCCTGCCTTTTATGATTTATATGTTGACCTGCCAGATTATCCGGGGGTAATTTCTGAAATTACAGGTCTGCTGGCAAAAGAATCGATTAACATTATCAATATTCAAATCCTAGAAACAAGAGAAGACTTGTTTGGGG is a genomic window of Bacillus oleivorans containing:
- the aroB gene encoding 3-dehydroquinate synthase → MRKVRVQTDTFQYDIWIGTNLTDTIVEDMASKFADVTKIMVICDQTIASLYLDPFVASLKKWKEPICKTVPNGEEAKSLAVYQDCMETAIKGELDRHSLIVAFGGGAVGDLAGFVAATFMRGIPYVQVPTTLLAHDSAVGGKTAVNHPLGKNMIGAFHQPKAVYYDLQYLHTLPKRERLSGFAELIKHGLIGNRELLNQLISRINEVDFDDLLFWEQVLEQGIKVKVKIVEQDTKEQNIRAFLNFGHTLGHAIENLSHYSISHGECVLIGMHFALLISEMKNSLSVSRAALTEWFCRLGYSIEVPDYMSIEQIMEQMRRDKKTIGGAIQYVLLKDIELPYAAKLQDEELVFYLKEFGVS
- the hisC gene encoding histidinol-phosphate transaminase, encoding MKWIKQLDQLKAYQPGKTIDEVKKEFGLDTIFKLASNENPYGHSEKVDELFQNTKFQHMLYPDGAATELREAVAEHFGIEPGNLIFGNGSDEIIQIISNSLIEPGINTVMPVPSFSQYKHNCFLQGGESREIPLINGEHDLNGMLEAIDENTSIVWICNPNNPSGRYIPKDELFEFIAKVPSHVLVVVDQAYHEYVTASDYPDSLSLFNAFDNVILLRTFSKIYGLAGFRVGFGIASKEIIAKMEPVREPFNVNAIGQLAAKAALADQEFVEECKEKNDKEKNRYYEFCEENGLSYYPTEGNFILINVNEDSQSAFDYFLQNGVITRSGAALGFPGWLRITIGKREENDKVFELLKERMKK
- a CDS encoding prephenate dehydrogenase, producing the protein MNGNVLIIGLGLIGGSVALAIKKEHPDSIIYGYDLNPDSIKLAHMLQVIDDGLEDEQQLQRVAENADLIILATPVQQSEQWLDIIASWQLKQDAIVTDVGSTKQKIMEKARLLNNHNITFIGGHPMAGSHKSGVQAAKALLFENAFYLLTPFDGEHEDQVEKLRHWLKGTRAKFLVLSAKEHDELTGVVSHLPHIVAASLVRQALNSKSNQDLLQRLAAGGFRDITRIASSNPHMWRDILIHNKQVLLDMLHQWNEEMTMVTKMIEAEAEEEILQYFQTAKDYRDNLPTKAKGAIPAFYDLYVDLPDYPGVISEITGLLAKESINIINIQILETREDLFGVLVISFQTYEDRIKAKACINQNTSYETFIPA